The region TTGTGTCTAACTTGAAGTGGGCTAATTCAATACGGCTGTACCAGAAGATTGTATGTCGTATGATTATAGTTGCTATGACGTGGACACCTTTGTGTCTATTACCACATAAGTGAAACTCCTGTTAACtggcaattttattacaaaatctaaCACAGGCAGTAAACTAACCTGTCAATGATATAAATACAGTGAAAGTAGAAATACGGCACATAACTCCCGTCGTCTTTTCAACGGCATTTCTAATGTAGGGTTGATAACTTAAATTGCGTTGTctgtaatcaatttaaaatcctAGATCGCTATGGAGGtcgattaatttattaatcctTATACGTGCTCATTTTACGTTTAATGCTAAATTGAGGCACGTGATTTTCCTTTTTTACGTTTCAAATTGTTAAGATTCTTTTATATGTTTATGATGTTATACCGTTCGATACGTGAACCGAAATaagaaatagtttaaatataaaccaTAGACGAATGTATCACTTATCAGTACTAGAATCACACTGACTCATAATCTAAATATGTAGCGTTCGTTTGCGGATTAaaagatcaataaaaaaaaattaacaacatacTGACATAAATTTCATATctcagtataatataaatatttcatccattatgacaaaaacaattacaatattacaatgttCATTTGTCTGCATAACGGCAATTAGGCTCGTGCCAAATATAATGCATCTTTAACTTGATTAAAGGGAATTACAAAGATACCTCAATGCGATGTACCATCGATCTATTTTGGTATAGCGTCGTATCGTATCACTGCATCGATAGAAAAGAAGGGTGAAAATGGCTTATTTTCCAACGCAATTTTGATTACTCGACAGCAGTAGCATAGGGTAAAGTTTTCCGTAAGGTAAACCcggcacaacatataggtactaatatgcataaatgaggtctgtaaatcattctaatggtaattagattttatataaatcgcaaaagggaagccggtaggaatctggttatatgcaccctttgccactgcttgACAGTCAGATAATTTCCTATTATATGTCATAAGTGCCATGGTATTAGAGTCTTAGAGTCTAGAGATATACCCAGTAATGGGACCCTGCCGATTTTGGATCAAGATATGACAATAACCAGTGGTTCGTCAACTGAGGTCCAATTAAATCCATTCATATGACGTGTAGACAATGAACTTACtaagaaaatgtaatttatatttacaacgcAGTCCGCAGTTAATCATACGAAACAACGCAATAGCACCTTTTGTTTATacatcttaaatataatattgtatacgaTGAAAGTGAAACGGCAAACAAGACTTTCTTTGTTCTCGGCGGCAGATTGTTTCGAAAacgatgaaatttgatacacAATAGGTTTTATTTGGACTGTTGATGAAATCGTGTCGTTTGCAATGAGATGTTGGTACGCAATTTTAACTGGACTGTTATTATGCTCTGATaacttttgaaatattgaagAAGGAACATAATTTATCATTTCTTCAGATCCGAAAATCTGGGTTAAAATGTTCAGAAACTTTCGTACCtccttttaaaagtttattttttgtaattacgttTTAATATACTACTcagaattaaatgttttttaacgctgattttttatttacttcgcGAATTATCATTAAACTAAGCGATTAGTTACAGATGTCGATTAAAGTCCCTGATGAATAATCTTTGTCTAGCATTTTGATTTCCGCCCGTTCCAATTCCTTTAATCGTGAATTACGTCGCAAGAAGCACAACAATCAACCTTTATCAACCAATTATACCATTAagtataaacaaatacaaattttacaaCCATCGCGCATTCAATTTCGGGTAGTAATGTTCAAAGAGGCTGTAAATATTTAGTTGATCATTAAAATTCGCGTCGTGCGCTTGTCTTCGTGGCGGAAGCTGGCGGAGTGCCAGTATGCCAAACATCTGACCGTTTAGCTCGTAATGAAACATCCATGCCTAATGAATCATTGATTTGACGAATAATAAGTGATTCATCCCCATGGCCTTGTCCCATATTATAGGACCTTTAACGTAGAATTGTAGGAGTTTCGTATCGGTTGagtttattcacatttttttattggtgaATGTAATGacattgatgtttatttatagttgTGGAATAGTGACAGTATATTATTGTATCATATAACTATTAGAGGGGAATTATTTCCAtcgtatgtatacatatttggtcttgtttttttatatgtaaataaataataaaataaaaataacaaataaacttacAAACATTATAGTAACATTGTATCACATTGTCTATTAATCGTGTAATTTGAAATATGCCATGATTATGTTCTCTCAAACAGGCGCCTGTACATGAGAGGTCCCTCGTGTTTCTCTCTAGAGAGAAACATTGTAGAGGCGAATTGAGGCCAATAGCGTTTGCGTAGACGGTTTATTGTTAATACGCACTGCGAATTAGAAAATTCAACGAAGAATTGTAgtaaataaacttgtttatattCCGTTTTACGACTTCTTGTAGTTTTATAGATTATCCTGTTGGAATATAAATGTGTCAAGGTTTTTGTTTGGTTTGTAAGTGTTCcccttataaaaatatgagcctTCTGAATGCTGGGTGCGGCACTTCATCTGTACTATTAAATCTATCTATCTGTACTCTTGAGTTGAAGTGTTGTAGTACTATttagttgaagagtttgtttgtttgtttgaacgcgctaattactgataaaaatatgttaggaCTTGTCTACTTGCTAATTATTATAAGacaataaatatcatatatGTTCAAATGAAACTGTCGCATCAGCGAGACAAAAGGTATTCTCGTTTCATATTTTAGCTTCATTTTATACATTCATGCCATTAAAGTTCTTTGCAGTGCTTTGACCCGAACTATGTTAATACCAAACCTAAAAGTCTTTGCTATCTTATCATTAATCTGCATATATTTTGTTCACATGATAACTTAAAGCCTTTATTCatactagaaaaaatatatgatcgtattatattgtgtttttaatgtgccactaatctttatttatttccacattcCTATCTTTCTATTCGATTAATTTCGtcgcgggataatgacatattagttttccctgacaCTCgctgagcttcaccgctcggtgacttaaatgcgtgccactgctgatcctggcttacaggagttgtagtggtgggtgtgagggcgggaaatctaatctttatttagaaactaactttcattttttttccaGGTGGAATATTTTCCTTGAATAAAAAGTAGCGAATAACACTCGGGAgcaatgtagtttcctattagtgaaaaaaaaaatcggtttagttgttCCTGttattagcgcgtttaaacaaactcttcagctttatatgatAGTATTAATTGACCATGAACTTTGttcgatataatttaatttcatgtttaACACGTCCTGCCACTGTGTGATTTATCAAAACCAGTTTTGTGTGCACTTCGTTTGAAACAGTATTTAACTTGTAGAATATATAGATCGGAAAGGTGCAACATTGTGACATCACttgtaatacatattaaaaaatcttttctagATAGCAACGCTTACATAAGTATTCagaaaaaacatgttttaaaacttgtagattatttaaataagctttatttgtataaatttatatcattaGCTGCTACACGTGGCAACTGGCaatcttaataaagaaaaacattctatatatctatataactaatatttgtATGAATACGTATATACTTCTATGTGTGAATGAAATCTTGGAACTATGTATAAGCATCGTCTCACTCATGAGCATAAAGAAACGCGAGTCGTACtactgctatttatttattaatatttccgttTACTTAACACATGGAGCgtaatgttacaatattatgtatgataatCGTTTAACATAgggtttttttatactataaggCAATACATTTACTATATTGCATAATATGCAGCTGATCATCGTTTTTAACTCGTATAAGGTGGTCGTAAACCATCACGCACAAGATATATCGAGacgaaatatttcataataactatttcgttacgtacatttattttgagaaatactcataaagtttttatttacaaaaatgagGGTAAGGTCAATACGAATAAAGTGCATTTTTGTACATTACAGGACTCGTTCAACAACGTGAAGCAATGGCTGGAGGAGATCGATCGTTACGCGTGCGACAACGTGAACAAACTGCTTGTGGGCAACAAGTGCGATCTCACCACCAAGAAGGTTGTCGACTACACCACCGCCAATGTGAGTATTCCGGAAGTAAATTAGACGTAGACATGAAAAAAGGATTCAGCCCACAAAATCACACTTATGAGATAGTGAAGGTTAAATTTTcaatcgtatttttgctcattgatattgtatggtatattttgttaataaaaagttaaaattaacatattttgactaagacTAGAACTACTATAGACTAGAACTAATTTCGTatactcggctcattttcgaCCTGACTGTGGGTTGGATACTTTTTGCATATCTACGTCCAATTATACTGTAAAAGTGTCGACTTACAGGTGACTTTCCTTATGACGGTTGCCAGAATTATTCCGGCCTGTACTAACACCCACATTGTGATTGTGACGACTGCAATTTATTACCCGTTACTCATCAGTATAAGATAGTCTCTTCTAGTTAAATGACTAAATATTCcgtgtattctatttttaaactgatttaATGTTATGATTTGTTACGggaaaatctataaataatattgcacaatgaactaaaacaaacacattcacacttgactaataaaatattattaattatacgaaTATTTCTGACGaatcaaattatattgtatacattttatactaaACGCTGAAGCCAATTTTTAAAGTGACAACACtagtttcttaatttatgtgaattattttgtagaataGGTACCATAAAatcaagaaattaatattttaattttcacaagAGACAAGATGAACGCAATTATTCAGCcttctaaaattaatattatattgaaatttcagCAATACGCGGAACAGCTGGGCATACCGTTCCTGGAGACGTCCGCGAAGAACTCGACGAACGTTGAGCAAGCGTTCATGACGATGGCGGCGGAGATCAAGACGCGCGTCGGGCCGCCCTCCACCGGCGCCGCGCCCGTCGGCGGGCAGGTCAAGATCGACCAGGGACACCCCATCGACACCGGCAAGTCCTCCTGCTGCTGAATGTGCCGCCTCAGGTCAGATCAACTACCTACCTAATGCAACACTATCAAACAgaatgtacatttaaaaaaaaaattcgtttGTCGATCTGCCCCCATAGACTTGCATTACAAACACGACACGAAGGTGCGTGTCGTTTGGCTATGATGGCTGTGATTGGTCAAGAGAATAACACGTGAGTCACGTGATGGTCTCGACCTATCATAATGAATCGATACGAAATCTTGTTTCGAGTTTTTTAGCACATTCTTAGGGTGCTCGGCGCCTGCTTAAGACTTTTACTACTcatcataaaaaatctatttacacAGTGTCGTTTTGCTACACTTTTTTGTGGATCTAACTTTAttctaaatgtaaaatatttacacgtTTCGCCAATGTGCGGGTATTAAGGCGAGTGATGTCCCAAATTATGCATTATTCAATTTAGCCATTTTTGACAGTAAATGTTTTGAGAATTTATTGCATATATCTCAGAGTGAGGATTGCTATAATTGTATTGAGCTTGTCATTGGTCGGTCAGTGGCACGAGTTCTTTATAAAATGCAAACCAGTTTGGTGTCTATTTGGATTTGCGTAGTAAGGACATTGTGTCACAgtttaatattgtgttttttaccTGACTTAGGAAGACAAGAACTAAATATAACCAAAGAGTATCTTGTCAAATGATCGCTCTGTACGAACTtgtcaatatataatttaaatttgtttgcagTTAATGTTTTCCTTCCCCGAGTCATGgtatttgatcataatatctATGATGTTTATTAAGTTCAGTGTTAAGGAGATTTTGTGACGTTGCAGGCTGGCGGCAACACGCAAGGGAGGTGGGAGTCGCGGACGCCGGCCGCCACACCcgttacataaacaaaatgcaATTACCACAAAACTTTCACGATCGCATCattgtaattataaagtaattaaatatattataatatagtagcGTGAGCGTACAACGGCGTCGTCGCATCGCGCGAGCTAACTTCTGTTCAGTTGCTAATGTCCGGTATCGTTTAGTATAGCAAACGAACGTGCAGTGGATGGGtgaatgtttatatatattgaaTATCGTAGGTTAATTTTGTGCTGTTTCACGTATAAGAGTTACGATGCATATAACTGAAGGCGACACGGACGTGTGCGGTGGTGTGAAGTGAGGCGATCACACTCGCGAGCCGCGAGCCGAGCTGAGATCAGAACACTCGTCGCTGTCCATACGCGTAGGCTAACTTACGTTTCTATTCCAGCttgtgttaaattttaattttctgatcaCTTGAGGTACTAATACTTATGCACTGGGTGTTTATtcgtatatgtatatttacatttatcgcGAAGTACCGGGGTTGTGCTATGTTGATGATTTTGTGTTCACATCACAAAATTTTAGAT is a window of Manduca sexta isolate Smith_Timp_Sample1 unplaced genomic scaffold, JHU_Msex_v1.0 HiC_scaffold_1210, whole genome shotgun sequence DNA encoding:
- the LOC115451912 gene encoding ras-related protein Rab-1A: FIYKNEGKVNTNKVHFCTLQDSFNNVKQWLEEIDRYACDNVNKLLVGNKCDLTTKKVVDYTTANQYAEQLGIPFLETSAKNSTNVEQAFMTMAAEIKTRVGPPSTGAAPVGGQVKIDQGHPIDTGKSSCC